A genomic region of Caloenas nicobarica isolate bCalNic1 chromosome 9, bCalNic1.hap1, whole genome shotgun sequence contains the following coding sequences:
- the BCO1 gene encoding beta,beta-carotene 15,15'-dioxygenase, giving the protein MDIIFGRNKEEHPEPIKAEVQGQFPAWLQGTLLRNGPGMHTIGDTKYNHWFDGLALLHSFTFKNGEVYYRSKYLRSDTYNCNIEANRIVVSEFGTMAYPDPCKNIFSKAFTYLSHTIPEFTDNCLINIMKTGDDFYVTSETNFIRKINPQTLETLEKVDYSKYLAVNLATSHPHYDSAGNILNMGTSIVEKGRTKYVIFKIPPSVPEKEKKKSCFKHLEVVCSIPSRSLLHPSYYHSFGMTENYIVFVEQPFKLDIVKLATAYFRGVNWASCLSFHKDDKTWFHFVDKKTKKEVSTKFYADALVLFHHINAYEEDGHIVFDIIAYKDNSLYDMFYLKNLVKDFEEKNKLTSRPTCKRFVVPLQYDKDVEVGSNLVRLPSTATAVKEKDGSIYCQPEILCEGIELPRINYDYNGKKYKYVFATGVQWSPVPTKIVKFNTQTKEMLHWGEDHCWPSEPVFVPSPDAKEEDDGIVLTCVVMSDPKQAPFLLILDAKTFKELGRARVDVDMHLDLHGIFIPEKDLKTGTE; this is encoded by the exons GTCAGTTCCCCGCTTGGTTGCAAGGGACACTTCTCCGAAATGGCCCAGGGATGCACACGATAGGGGACACTAAGTACAACCACTGGTTTGATGGCTTGGCGCTGCTGCATagctttacatttaaaaatg GTGAAGTTTACTACAGAAGTAAGTATCTCCGAAGCGACACATACAACTGCAATATAGAAGCAAATCGAATCGTGGTGTCTGAGTTTGGGACTATGGCTTATCCAGATCCCTGCAAAAACATCTTTTCCAA GGCGTTCACCTATTTGTCTCACACCATTCCTGAGTTCACAGACAACTGCCTGATCAACATTATGAAAACTGGGGATGATTTTTATGTTACCAGTGAGACTAACTTCATCAGGAAAATTAATCCGCAGACGCTGGAGACGCTAGAAAAG GTTGACTACAGCAAATACTTGGCCGTAAATTTGGCAACTTCTCACCCGCACTATGACAGTGCTGGAAATATTCTCAACATGGGTACTTCAATAGTTGAGAAAGGGAGGACAAAATACGTTATATTTAAGATTCCTCCCTCTGTGCCGG aaaaagaaaagaagaaatcttgTTTTAAACATCTGGAAGTGGTATGCTCCATCCCTTCTCGCTCTTTGCTCCACCCAAGCTACTACCATAGCTTCGGAATGACAGAAAATTACATTGTCTTCGTAGAGCAGCCATTCAAACTGGATATTGTCAAACTGGCAACTGCTTATTTCCGCGGTGTGAACTGGGcttcctgcctttcctttcaCAAGGATGATAAG ACTTGGTTTCACTTCGTAGACAAGAAGACTAAAAAGGAAGTATCCACCAAGTTTTATGCTGATGCTTTGGTGCTTTTTCACCATATAAATGCTTATGAAGAGGATGGCCACATTGTTTTTGATATTATTGCCTATAAAGACAATAGCTTATATGATATGTTCTATTTAAAAAACCTGGTTAAAGactttgaagagaaaaacaagcttACATCCAGACCAACCTGCAAACGATTTGTTGTTCCTCTGCAGTATGACAAG GATGTCGAAGTAGGTTCTAATTTAGTCAGACTTCCATCTACCGCAACTGCTGTGAAAGAGAAAGACGGCAGCATCTATTGCCAACCTGAAATACTATGTGAAG GGATAGAACTGCCTCGCATCAACTACGACTATAATGGCAAAAAATACAAGTACGTTTTTGCAACGGGAGTCCAGTGGAGTCCAGTTCCTACAAAG ATTGTAAAATTTAATACCCAGACAAAGGAAATGCTCCACTGGGGAGAAGACCACTGCTGGCCATCTGAGCCTGTGTTCGTTCCCAGCCCTGATGCAAAAGAAGAGGATGATG GCATTGTTCTGACCTGTGTTGTGATGTCTGATCCAAAGCAAGCACCCTTCCTACTCATCTTGGATGCTAAAACATTCAAAGAATTGGGCCGAGCCAGAGTAGATGTAGACATGCACCTGGACTTGCACGGAATCTTTATACCAGAGAAAGACTTGAAGACTGGGACGGAGTAA